A genomic region of Trifolium pratense cultivar HEN17-A07 linkage group LG3, ARS_RC_1.1, whole genome shotgun sequence contains the following coding sequences:
- the LOC123913996 gene encoding probable auxin efflux carrier component 1c isoform X1 — protein MITLTDFYHVMTAMVPLYVAMILAYGSVKWWKIFSPDQCSGINRFVALFAVPLLSFHFIASNNPYKMNLRFLAADTLQKLIILSLLAIWSNFSKRGCLEWTITLFSLSTLPNTLVMGIPLLKGMYGDFSGSLMVQIVVLQCIIWYTLMLFMFEFRGARLLISEQFPDTAGSIVSIHVDSDVMSLDGRTPLETDAEIKQDGKLHVTVRKSNASRSDIYSRRSQGLSSNTPRPSNLTNAEIYSLQSSRNPTPRGSSFNHTDFYSMMGVGAAAGGRNSNFGSNDLVNYGLSANSRGVTPRPSNYEEDAVAANNNAKKFKNYPAPNPGMFSPTNNNNNNNKNVVNVKKSQNGQTQIQQKQEDLHMFVWSSSASPVSDVFGGHEFGAHDQNQKEVKLNVSPGKVEGHRETQEDYMEKDEFSFGNRGMEREMNQLEGEKVGDGKSKVMPPASVMTRLILIMVWRKLIRNPNTYSSLIGLTWSLVSFRWNIEMPAIIAKSISILSDAGLGMAMFSLGLFMALQPKIIACGNSIAAFSMAVRFLTGPAVMAAASLAVGLKGVLFHVAIVQAALPQGIVPFVFAKEYNVHPDILSTGVIFGMLIALPITLVYYILMGL, from the exons atgataacttTAACTGATTTCTACCATGTGATGACAGCAATGGTGCCACTTTATGTTGCTATGATCTTAGCTTATGGTTCTGTAAAATGGTGGAAAATATTCTCACCTGATCAATGTTCAGGAATCAACCGTTTTGTAGCACTATTTGCAGTTCCACTTCTTTCATTCCATTTCATAGCATCAAACAATCCTTACAAAATGAACCTTAGGTTCTTAGCAGCTGATACACTCCAAAAGCTCATAATTTTATCACTTCTTGCAATTTGGAGCAATTTTTCCAAAAGGGGTTGTTTGGAATGGACAATAACACTTTTTTCACTCTCAACTTTACCAAACACTTTGGTTATGGGTATCCCTTTACTGAAAGGAATGTATGGTGATTTTTCAGGTAGTTTAATGGTACAAATTGTTGTTCTTCAATGTATCATTTGGTATACTTTGATGCTTTTCATGTTTGAGTTTAGAGGAGCAAGATTGTTGATTTCAGAACAGTTTCCAGATACTGCTGGTTCTATTGTTTCAATCCATGTTGATTCTGATGTCATGTCATTGGATGGTAGAACACCATTGGAAACTGATGCTGAAATCAAACAAGATGGTAAACTTCATGTTACTGTTAGAAAATCAAATGCTTCAAGATCAGATATTTACTCAAGAAGATCACAAGGTCTTTCTTCAAATACTCCTAGGCCTTCTAATCTTACTAATGCTGAGATTTACTCTCTTCAATCTTCTAGAAATCCTACACCAAGAGGGTCTAGTTTTAATCATACTGATTTTTACTCTATGATGGGTGTGGGTGCTGCTGCTGGTGGTAGAAATTCTAATTTTGGTTCTAATGATCTTGTTAATTATGGTTTATCTGCTAATTCAAGAGGTGTTACTCCAAGACCTTCTAATTATGAAGAAGATGCTGTTGCTGCTAATAATAATGCTAAGAAATTCAAAAATTACCCTGCACCTAATCCAGGAATGTTTTCAcctactaataataataataataataacaaaaatgtTGTTAATGTTAAGAAGAGTCAAAATGGTCAAACTCAAATTCAACAGAAACAAGAAGATCTTCATATGTTTGTTTGGAGTTCAAGTGCTTCACCTGTTTCTGATGTATTTGGTGGACATGAATTTGGTGCTCATGATCAGAATCAGAAAGAAGTTAAATTGAATGTATCTCCTGGAAAAG tagAGGGTCATAGAGAAACTCAAGAGGACTACATGGAGAAAGATGAATTCAGCTTTGGAAATAGAGGAATGGAAAGGGAAATGAATCAACTTGAAGGTGAGAAAGTTGGAGATGGAAAATCAAAAGTTATGCCACCAGCTAGTGTTATGACAAGGCTTATATTGATTATGGTTTGGAGAAAACTTATCAGAAATCCAAACACTTACTCAAGCTTAATTGGTCTCACTTGGTCTCTAGTTTCATTTAG GTGGAATATTGAGATGCCTGCCATTATAGCAAAGTCTATTTCTATTCTGTCAGATGCAGGCCTTGGCATGGCCATGTTCAGTCTTG GTTTGTTTATGGCTTTGCAACCAAAAATCATAGCATGTGGAAATTCCATAGCAGCTTTTTCTATGGCTGTGAGATTCCTTACAGGTCCAGCTGTAATGGCAGCTGCTTCACTTGCTGTTGGACTCAAAGGTGTTCTCTTTCATGTTGCAATTGTGCAG GCAGCTCTTCCCCAAGGAATTGTCCCATTTGTCTTTGCTAAGGAATATAATGTACATCCTGATATTCTAAGCACAGG TGTCATTTTTGGAATGTTGATTGCTTTGCCCATTACTCTTGTGTACTACATCTTAATGGGGCTatga
- the LOC123913996 gene encoding probable auxin efflux carrier component 1c isoform X2 — protein MITLTDFYHVMTAMVPLYVAMILAYGSVKWWKIFSPDQCSGINRFVALFAVPLLSFHFIASNNPYKMNLRFLAADTLQKLIILSLLAIWSNFSKRGCLEWTITLFSLSTLPNTLVMGIPLLKGMYGDFSGSLMVQIVVLQCIIWYTLMLFMFEFRGARLLISEQFPDTAGSIVSIHVDSDVMSLDGRTPLETDAEIKQDGKLHVTVRKSNASRSDIYSRRSQGLSSNTPRPSNLTNAEIYSLQSSRNPTPRGSSFNHTDFYSMMGVGAAAGGRNSNFGSNDLVNYGLSANSRGVTPRPSNYEEDAVAANNNAKKFKNYPAPNPGMFSPTNNNNNNNKNVVNVKKSQNGQTQIQQKQEDLHMFVWSSSASPVSDVFGGHEFGAHDQNQKEVKLNVSPGKEGHRETQEDYMEKDEFSFGNRGMEREMNQLEGEKVGDGKSKVMPPASVMTRLILIMVWRKLIRNPNTYSSLIGLTWSLVSFRWNIEMPAIIAKSISILSDAGLGMAMFSLGLFMALQPKIIACGNSIAAFSMAVRFLTGPAVMAAASLAVGLKGVLFHVAIVQAALPQGIVPFVFAKEYNVHPDILSTGVIFGMLIALPITLVYYILMGL, from the exons atgataacttTAACTGATTTCTACCATGTGATGACAGCAATGGTGCCACTTTATGTTGCTATGATCTTAGCTTATGGTTCTGTAAAATGGTGGAAAATATTCTCACCTGATCAATGTTCAGGAATCAACCGTTTTGTAGCACTATTTGCAGTTCCACTTCTTTCATTCCATTTCATAGCATCAAACAATCCTTACAAAATGAACCTTAGGTTCTTAGCAGCTGATACACTCCAAAAGCTCATAATTTTATCACTTCTTGCAATTTGGAGCAATTTTTCCAAAAGGGGTTGTTTGGAATGGACAATAACACTTTTTTCACTCTCAACTTTACCAAACACTTTGGTTATGGGTATCCCTTTACTGAAAGGAATGTATGGTGATTTTTCAGGTAGTTTAATGGTACAAATTGTTGTTCTTCAATGTATCATTTGGTATACTTTGATGCTTTTCATGTTTGAGTTTAGAGGAGCAAGATTGTTGATTTCAGAACAGTTTCCAGATACTGCTGGTTCTATTGTTTCAATCCATGTTGATTCTGATGTCATGTCATTGGATGGTAGAACACCATTGGAAACTGATGCTGAAATCAAACAAGATGGTAAACTTCATGTTACTGTTAGAAAATCAAATGCTTCAAGATCAGATATTTACTCAAGAAGATCACAAGGTCTTTCTTCAAATACTCCTAGGCCTTCTAATCTTACTAATGCTGAGATTTACTCTCTTCAATCTTCTAGAAATCCTACACCAAGAGGGTCTAGTTTTAATCATACTGATTTTTACTCTATGATGGGTGTGGGTGCTGCTGCTGGTGGTAGAAATTCTAATTTTGGTTCTAATGATCTTGTTAATTATGGTTTATCTGCTAATTCAAGAGGTGTTACTCCAAGACCTTCTAATTATGAAGAAGATGCTGTTGCTGCTAATAATAATGCTAAGAAATTCAAAAATTACCCTGCACCTAATCCAGGAATGTTTTCAcctactaataataataataataataacaaaaatgtTGTTAATGTTAAGAAGAGTCAAAATGGTCAAACTCAAATTCAACAGAAACAAGAAGATCTTCATATGTTTGTTTGGAGTTCAAGTGCTTCACCTGTTTCTGATGTATTTGGTGGACATGAATTTGGTGCTCATGATCAGAATCAGAAAGAAGTTAAATTGAATGTATCTCCTGGAAAAG AGGGTCATAGAGAAACTCAAGAGGACTACATGGAGAAAGATGAATTCAGCTTTGGAAATAGAGGAATGGAAAGGGAAATGAATCAACTTGAAGGTGAGAAAGTTGGAGATGGAAAATCAAAAGTTATGCCACCAGCTAGTGTTATGACAAGGCTTATATTGATTATGGTTTGGAGAAAACTTATCAGAAATCCAAACACTTACTCAAGCTTAATTGGTCTCACTTGGTCTCTAGTTTCATTTAG GTGGAATATTGAGATGCCTGCCATTATAGCAAAGTCTATTTCTATTCTGTCAGATGCAGGCCTTGGCATGGCCATGTTCAGTCTTG GTTTGTTTATGGCTTTGCAACCAAAAATCATAGCATGTGGAAATTCCATAGCAGCTTTTTCTATGGCTGTGAGATTCCTTACAGGTCCAGCTGTAATGGCAGCTGCTTCACTTGCTGTTGGACTCAAAGGTGTTCTCTTTCATGTTGCAATTGTGCAG GCAGCTCTTCCCCAAGGAATTGTCCCATTTGTCTTTGCTAAGGAATATAATGTACATCCTGATATTCTAAGCACAGG TGTCATTTTTGGAATGTTGATTGCTTTGCCCATTACTCTTGTGTACTACATCTTAATGGGGCTatga